A window of Xiphophorus hellerii strain 12219 chromosome 19, Xiphophorus_hellerii-4.1, whole genome shotgun sequence contains these coding sequences:
- the ankrd66 gene encoding ankyrin repeat domain-containing protein 66, whose product MTELHQIVAAGDYEKVKEMLKNPKCNPNNKDVDWSYKTPLHWAAANGDTEIVKLLLENGANPCLKTAHGWTPAHYAAESGHLPTLRILHTFHAPMDKEDCCGDKPIRLAEIYGKEDCVRFLQKAELECKDFREKIAEEDIANDSDEEWLQQSKDYEEDIAFRTRRKTKTRLKSKTSFWHTG is encoded by the exons ATGACAGAGCTGCACCAAATCGTAGCAGCGGGAGATTATGAGAAGGTGAAGGAGATGCTGAAGAATCCGAAATGTAATCCCAATAACAAGGACGTCGACTGGAGCTACAAAACCCCTCTGCACTGGGCAGCAGCTAATG gagATACAGAAATTGTCAAGTTGCTGTTAGAGAACGGAGCCAATCCTTGTTTGAAGACAGCGCACGGATGGACCCCTGCCCACTATGCTGCAGAGTCCGGTCATCTGCCCACACTGCGGATCCTGCACACCTTTCATGCACCAATGGACAAAGAGGACTGCTGTGGAGACAAACCAATAAGATTAGCCGAAATATACGGAAAAGAAGACTGTGTTCGATTCCTTCAAAA AGCAGAGCTTGAGTGCAAAGACTTCCGTGAGAAAATAGCTGAAGAAGATATTGCAAACGACTCAGATGAGGAGTGGTTACAGCAAAGCAAAGATTACGAAGAAGACATTGCTTTTAGAACCAGGAGGAAAACTAAGACTAGACTCAAGTCTAAAACATCATTTTGGCATACAGGTTGA
- the tdrd6b gene encoding tudor domain-containing protein 6 — MKRTVNNGHGFSPSSKPEDPAFLQLNAQAFQYCLFNVQKPTSPKWTIAAKRDLQNFMNLDSVSAIELKHARKAVTSEDDLELNVVDIESRSESLPKHLAQSCDLSHTGSQSPPEVPVDEYHYFTHNIKVGGEEKILVTFSESVHHFYCQLDRNLTMLEKLRKIVALLPANHQSSDCPLGLNSICLAKYTDDQWYRGLIVERSPNLKVHFVDYGDTLAVLDTDICPLPPEASIARSVPVQAVPLGLFNVPADVSLEINKWFANHAVGNNFTISVAAKEKKGKLLVELFDGSLNVNALVKEKVTKMRRPMMTVVFPDDEVSVSKKTTLPNEDHSLPELTRSSILKNNTGPEMQENKEMCPTYASSPKAEQVKDLDIILKNNKSRTETLNHSFYSNLEMTQFSSHNHPKQNAEGYMYNWSNISQNMAVDAYASCISGPHYFWCQHANTEDLDKLSCLANEVAKAQDVISPEHLKPGVPCLALFSEDNKWHRAQVTENSDKTVHVLFVDYGNECDVEKKDVRLVSQNLLEMAPQAFLCRLDGFMESSGFWDNEVYDDFYNLIVDKPLKVTVVAGGDYSENGVPQHTVTTECDKIVVNKVIQKYWRSFSGEHSGNIVAKDFQASNSKDHLGPSKEKTSTFTYKQPEVFKTKTEMVYASCIAEPKFFWCQFANTEDLCEVSQLAQEAGKAQQDVTFLQSLGPGSHCLALFPDDKLWYRAMVVQKDNRTVHVLFVDYGNESDVDIQDTRPLPQNLLEKVPQAFLCRLIGFDESKGSWDDQAYDFFYKLLVDKPLKLTVFSAESHSEMPVPQYAVEVECELVSINASLQHYWKPFTEECAVTEYL, encoded by the exons ATGAAACGAACAGTCAACAATGGGCATG GATTCAGTCCATCGTCAAAGCCTGAAGATCCAGCGTTCTTGCAACTGAATGCACAAGCTTTTCAGTATTGCCTATTTAACGTGCAAAAACCCACCAGTCCCAAATGGACCATTGCTGCAAAAAGAGACTTACAGAACTTTATGAACTTGGACTCTGTGTCTGCCATTGAATTAAAACATGCTAGGAAGGCTGTAACATCTGAAGATGATCTGGAACTGAATGTGGTAGATATTGAATCCAGATCCGAGAGTCTGCCTAAGCACCTGGCTCAGTCTTGTGATCTTTCTCATACTGGGAGTCAAAGTCCCCCAGAAGTCCCAGTGGATGAATATCACTACTTCACACACAATATTAAAGTGGGTGGAGAAGAGAAGATTCTGGTGACATTTTCTGAATCGGTCCATCACTTCTACTGCCAATTGGACAGAAATTTGACCATGTTGGAAAAACTCCGGAAAATTGTTGCACTACTACCTGCCAATCATCAGAGCTCAGATTGTCCACTTGGACTTAATAGCATTTGCTTAGCCAAGTATACTGATGATCAGTGGTACAGAGGTCTAATAGTAGAAAGATCCCCAAATCTCAAGGTGCACTTTGTTGACTATGGGGACACCCTTGCTGTTCTTGACACTGATATTTGCCCCTTGCCTCCTGAAGCAAGTATCGCCAGGTCTGTTCCTGTTCAAGCTGTTCCACTCGGGCTGTTCAATGTTCCTGCAGATGTATCACTGGAAATCAACAAGTGGTTTGCCAACCATGCTGTGGGGAACAATTTCACCATTTCAGTAGCAGCAAAAGAGAAGAAGGGGAAGCTGTTGGTTGAACTGTTTGATGGATCACTAAATGTAAATGCCTTGGTCAAGGAGAAGGTGACAAAAATGAGACGACCAATGATGACTGTTGTGTTTCCTGACGATGAAGTCTCTGTCTCAAAAAAGACTACTTTGCCAAATGAGGATCATTCCCTACCTGAACTCACCAgatcatcaatattaaagaacaATACTGGCCCAGAAATGCAGGAAAACAAGGAAATGTGTCCCACATATGCCTCATCACCAAAGGCGGAGCAAGTGAAGGATTTGGACATCATTCTTAAGAACAATAAAAGCAGGACGGAGACTTTAAATCATAGCTTCTACAGCAACTTAGAAATGACTCAGTTTTCATCTCACAATCACCCAAAGCAAAATGCAGAGGGTTACATGTACAACTGgtcaaatatttcccaaaacATGGCTGTGGATGCATATGCTTCTTGTATTTCAGGCCCACATTACTTCTGGTGTCAGCATGCCAACACAGAAGACCTTGACAAACTGTCATGTCTTGCTAATGAGGTTGCAAAGGCACAAGACGTAATTTCGCCTGAGCATCTTAAACCTGGTGTTCCCTGCCTTGCTCTGTTTTCAGAAGACAACAAATGGCACAGAGCTCAAGTAACTGAGAACTCAGACAAAACAgttcatgtcttgtttgttgaTTATGGCAATGAATGTGATGTCGAGAAAAAAGATGTAAGATTGGTGTCTCAAAACCTGCTAGAGATGGCTCCTCAGGCTTTTCTGTGTCGTTTGGATGGTTTTATGGAGTCCAGTGGCTTTTGGGATAATGAGGTCTACGATGACTTCTACAATCTCATAGTTGACAAACCACTTAAAGTGACAGTTGTGGCCGGAGGAGATTATTCAGAGAATGGTGTTCCCCAACACACAGTAACCACAGAATGTGATAAGATTGTAGTTAACAAGGTCATTCAGAAATACTGGAGGTCATTTTCTGGAGAACATTCTGGAAATATTGTGGCAAAAGATTTTCAAGCCAGCAACAGCAAGGATCATCTTGGGCCctccaaagaaaaaacaagtacTTTCACGTACAAGCAGCCAGAAGTGTTCAAAACTAAAACCGAAATGGTGTACGCATCCTGCATTGCAGAGCCAAAATTCTTCTGGTGTCAGTTTGCCAACACAGAGGATTTATGTGAAGTGTCCCAGCTAGCCCAGGAAGCTGGTAAGGCACAGCAGGATGTGACATTCCTTCAAAGTCTTGGACCAGGGAGCCATTGTCTTGCTTTGTTTCCTGATGACAAGCTGTGGTACAGAGCGATGGTAGTCCAGAAAGACAACAGAACAGTACATGTCCTGTTTGTGGACTATGGAAACGAGTCAGACGTTGACATCCAAGACACAAGACCTTTGCCTCAGAATCTTCTGGAGAAGGTACCCCAGGCCTTTCTTTGTCGTTTGATTGGATTTGATGAGTCTAAAGGCTCCTGGGATGACCAAGCTTATGACTTCTTCTACAAGCTTTTGGTTGATAAACCCCTTAAACTGACTGTGTTCAGTGCAGAGAGCCATTCAGAGATGCCAGTTCCTCAGTATGCAGTGGAAGTTGAATGCGAGTTGGTATCCATAAATGCATCACTGCAACATTACTGGAAACCATTTACAGAAGAATGTGCTGTGACAGAGTACCTTTAG
- the adgrf3a gene encoding adhesion G protein-coupled receptor F5 isoform X2 translates to MWVFIFLYILSLNSQASATENSTQMYYAKLIIDRSAIEIISSNLSFYVKDNNVTIDNVRMTTKCDKNNGSKTCRCEHGHKWSDEVLLKEGCDGNNCTLKADSNSMCTLNTTVDITGRFKLGGDNYTDCLTDKASSKYMTCHARLLNQMKTLYSKIRGFDSLAIIQFSLGSIIVDFTMKIVSDVSSGELFNKSTELTKTLTGSMTLETKGIVNLEVSKASVPYDNKTVVTCKTERELKAQPQWNLNREDGSFLITNGSISTVEIKEKESSVTIQHVNELWQGEYVCLFVEKEGQITINHKANDTMDVCLKPKIDISADPAFPLCKTEEDSVLYVIVKCEIKNTTEKYNVSWQEGAIVLPTTTDKDKLIYSAKIIVDCKKDKGNSSPDSYCDFTNECNQVQKASMTVEVIYLQNQYCSAEGEWGNTKAEFTAEIKCKDKAGTRKRKCSPGGIGREGIWGDEVSQCVEQDLANVLESATISDIGLGILATNAAIVFERFVNVTKTSKLPGYANINTSVAVLSTMDKKLNNSVITNETAIENFLFSSSHLLNKSLEDSWNKDTTDNTSMAEKFMLSVENLIKISNMTGGTKKENLHVDVCNSSNCNITVFNVSVVLSGGVNVKTAAFKQLDKYLPNLDNKTEVNSIIVSTTADSYSDITLKFEMIKPRPRNVELKCVFWDNKKHAFSSDGCRWLGPSKEGHCTCDHLSSFALLLSKEPLDVPGLTYLTYAALSVSVLSLIVTLVIELIVWSDVVKTSTLYLRHTAHVNICLCLLIGNLCFLASSSNPENISDLWCRTSAVLKHFCYLAMFFWTFCLSATLLHQAVFLFHKVSKANYLRFSLVVGYAIPLIIVFVTFLTCNGGAEGVYYLEKTCWLVYGGLFKGTFYTFIIPVGAIVFINVFSMLVVIMKLISHHSEIHQKTDISPEKEKAAAKTVVRSIILLTPIFGVTWIFGFAILIFDLTSGPAAYAFEYIFTVLNGFQGFFILLTTCFLDRMTREALLKHIKKKAPASSVSESTSKSESTWKK, encoded by the exons ATGTGGGTCTTCATATTTCTCTACATACTGAGTCTAAACAGTCAG gCCTCTGCAACAG AGAACTCAACGCAGATGTATTACGCTAAACTGATAATAGACAGAAGTGCAATTGAAATAATCAGTTCGAACCTGAGCTTTTATGTGAAAGACAACAACGTGACCATCGACAACGTTAGAATGACAACAa aatgtgacaaaaacaacgGTAGTAAAACATGTAGATGCGAACATGGCCACAAATGGAGTGATGAAGTTCTTCTCAAAGAGGGTTGTGATGGGAATAACTGTACCCTCAAGGCTGACTCTAATTCAATGTGCACTTTAAACACTACAG TTGATATCACGGGGAGATTCAAACTGGGCGGAGATAACTATACTGATTGCCTGACAGATAAGGCCTCATCCAAATATATGACCTGTCATGCACGTCTGTTAAATCAG ATGAAAACCCTATACAGTAAAATAAGAGGATTTGACAGTCTGGCAATAATACAATTCAG TCTCGGGAGCATTATTGTTGATTTTACAATGAAGATCGTCTCTGACGTTAGTTCGGGAGAACTGTTTAATAAATCTACAGAACTGACAAAAACTCTAACAGGCAGTATGACTTTGGAGACAAAAG GCATTGTCAATTTGGAAGTATCAAAGGCATCAGTGCCGTATGACAACAAAACTGTTGTTACTTGTAAAACTGAGAGAGAGCTTAAAGCCCAACCACAGTGGAACCTGAATAGAGAAGATGGATCGTTTCTCATAACTAATGGCAGCATCTCAACAgtagaaattaaagaaaaagaaagttcaGTCACGATTCAACATGTTAACGAACTCTGGCAAG GAGAGTACGTATGTctttttgttgaaaaagaaGGTCAAATAACCATAAACCATAAAGCCAATGATACAATGGATGTATGCCTCAAACCAAAGATCGACATTTCCGCAGATCCGGCATTTCCCTTGTGTAAGACAGAAGAAGATAGTGTTCTTTATGTGATCGTGAAATGTGAGATAAAGAATACCACCGAAAAATACAATGTGAGCTGGCAAGAAGGTGCCATTGTATTACCCACGACTACAG ACAAAGACAAACTGATTTATTCAGCTAAAATAATAGTTGACTGTAAGAAAGACAAGGGGAATTCTTCTCCAGATTCATATTGCGACTTTACTAATGAGTGCAACCAAGTCCAAAAGGCATCTATGACGGTCGAAGTCATTTATC TTCAGAATCAATATTGTTCAGCAGAAGGTGAATGGGGAAACACCAAGGCCGAATttactgcagaaataaaatgcaaggATAAAGCTGGAACAAGAAAGCGAAAGTGTTCACCTGG GGGAATAGGCCGGGAAGGGATATGGGGTGACGAGGTTTCACAGTGTGTTGAACAGGACCTCGCTAATGTGCTGGAAAGTGCTACA ATTAGTGACATTGGACTTGGTATACTGGCTACAAATGCTGCAATAGTATTTGAACGCTTTGTGAATGTCACAAAGACATCAAAATTACCTGGTTATGCTAACATAAATACATCGGTCGCAGTACTTAGCACCATggataaaaagttaaataacagTGTTATTACAAATGAGACAGCAATAGAA aattttctaTTCTCATCCAGTCATTTGCTGAATAAAAGTCTTGAAGACTCGTGGAATAAAGATACCACTGACAACACTTCAATGGCTGAGAAATTCATGCTTTCTGTTgagaatttaattaaaatatcaaatatgacagGGGGGACtaagaaagaaaatctgcacGTGGATGTGTGCAATAGCTCCAACTGCAACATCACtgttttcaatgtttcagtTGTTCTTTCAGGTGGAGTGAATGTGAAAACAGCTGCATTCAAACAACTGGATAAATATTTGCCCAATCTTGACAATAAAACAGAGGTCAACAGTATCATTGTATCCACAACTGCAGATAGCTATAGTGACATTACCCTAAAGTTTGAAATGATCAAGCCAAGACCTCGTAATGTTGAgctaaaatgtgtgttttgggaCAATAAAAAACATGCGTTTTCATCAGACGGATGTAGGTGGTTGGGTCCCTCTAAGGAGGGCCACTGCACATGTGATCATCTTTCCTCGTTTGCATTGCTACTGTCCAAGGAGCCCCTGGACGTCCCTGGTTTGACTTATCTAACTTATGCAGCTCTGTCAGTATCAGTGTTGTCACTCATTGTCACTCTTGTAATAGAACTGATAGTCTGGAGCGATGTAGTCAAGACGAGTACACTATATTTACGTCACACTGCCCATGTGAACATTTGTCTGTGCTTGCTGATTGGTAACCTCTGCTTTTTGGCATCTTCTTCCAACCCAGAGAATATTTCAGACCTCTGGTGTCGAACCTCTGCGGTGCTGAAGCATTTCTGCTATCTGGCTATGTTCTTTTGGACGTTTTGTTTGAGCGCCACACTTCTTCATCAGGCAGTGTTTTTGTTCCACAAGGTGAGCAAGGCAAACTATCTGAGGTTCTCGTTGGTTGTAGGCTACGCCATCCCCTTGATCATAGTCTTTGTCACATTTCTTACCTGCAACGGTGGAGCTGAGGGGGTATATTACTTGGAGAAGACCTGCTGGCTGGTTTATGGCGGACTGTTTAAAGGCACTTTTTATACGTTTATCATTCCAGTTGGAGCAATTGTTTTCATTAATGTGTTCTCAATGCTTGTGGTCATCATGAAGCTCATAAGCCACCACTCAGAAATACaccaaaaaactgacatttcaCCAGAAAAGGAGAAAGCAGCAGCCAAAACTGTTGTGAGATCCATTATCCTACTGACCCCGATTTTTGGTGTGACGTGGATCTTTGGATTTgccattttgatttttgatcTCACAAGCGGACCCGCAGCATATGCATTCGAATACATCTTCACCGTACTCAATGGATTCCAG GGCTTCTTCATTTTGTTGACCACATGCTTCTTAGACAGAATG ACTCGTGAGGCTCTACTGAAACACATTAAGAAGAAA GCTCCAGCATCTAGTGTCAGTGAAAGCACCTCAAAGTCAGAGTCAACATGGAAGAAATGA
- the adgrf3a gene encoding adhesion G protein-coupled receptor F5 isoform X1 yields MWVFIFLYILSLNSQASATENSTQMYYAKLIIDRSAIEIISSNLSFYVKDNNVTIDNVRMTTKCDKNNGSKTCRCEHGHKWSDEVLLKEGCDGNNCTLKADSNSMCTLNTTVDITGRFKLGGDNYTDCLTDKASSKYMTCHARLLNQMKTLYSKIRGFDSLAIIQFSLGSIIVDFTMKIVSDVSSGELFNKSTELTKTLTGSMTLETKGIVNLEVSKASVPYDNKTVVTCKTERELKAQPQWNLNREDGSFLITNGSISTVEIKEKESSVTIQHVNELWQGEYVCLFVEKEGQITINHKANDTMDVCLKPKIDISADPAFPLCKTEEDSVLYVIVKCEIKNTTEKYNVSWQEGAIVLPTTTDKDKLIYSAKIIVDCKKDKGNSSPDSYCDFTNECNQVQKASMTVEVIYLQNQYCSAEGEWGNTKAEFTAEIKCKDKAGTRKRKCSPGGIGREGIWGDEVSQCVEQDLANVLESATISDIGLGILATNAAIVFERFVNVTKTSKLPGYANINTSVAVLSTMDKKLNNSVITNETAIENFLFSSSHLLNKSLEDSWNKDTTDNTSMAEKFMLSVENLIKISNMTGGTKKENLHVDVCNSSNCNITVFNVSVVLSGGVNVKTAAFKQLDKYLPNLDNKTEVNSIIVSTTADSYSDITLKFEMIKPRPRNVELKCVFWDNKKHAFSSDGCRWLGPSKEGHCTCDHLSSFALLLSKEPLDVPGLTYLTYAALSVSVLSLIVTLVIELIVWSDVVKTSTLYLRHTAHVNICLCLLIGNLCFLASSSNPENISDLWCRTSAVLKHFCYLAMFFWTFCLSATLLHQAVFLFHKVSKANYLRFSLVVGYAIPLIIVFVTFLTCNGGAEGVYYLEKTCWLVYGGLFKGTFYTFIIPVGAIVFINVFSMLVVIMKLISHHSEIHQKTDISPEKEKAAAKTVVRSIILLTPIFGVTWIFGFAILIFDLTSGPAAYAFEYIFTVLNGFQGFFILLTTCFLDRMTREALLKHIKKKVGAPQLQLHDTMAISLVCLIAISSSL; encoded by the exons ATGTGGGTCTTCATATTTCTCTACATACTGAGTCTAAACAGTCAG gCCTCTGCAACAG AGAACTCAACGCAGATGTATTACGCTAAACTGATAATAGACAGAAGTGCAATTGAAATAATCAGTTCGAACCTGAGCTTTTATGTGAAAGACAACAACGTGACCATCGACAACGTTAGAATGACAACAa aatgtgacaaaaacaacgGTAGTAAAACATGTAGATGCGAACATGGCCACAAATGGAGTGATGAAGTTCTTCTCAAAGAGGGTTGTGATGGGAATAACTGTACCCTCAAGGCTGACTCTAATTCAATGTGCACTTTAAACACTACAG TTGATATCACGGGGAGATTCAAACTGGGCGGAGATAACTATACTGATTGCCTGACAGATAAGGCCTCATCCAAATATATGACCTGTCATGCACGTCTGTTAAATCAG ATGAAAACCCTATACAGTAAAATAAGAGGATTTGACAGTCTGGCAATAATACAATTCAG TCTCGGGAGCATTATTGTTGATTTTACAATGAAGATCGTCTCTGACGTTAGTTCGGGAGAACTGTTTAATAAATCTACAGAACTGACAAAAACTCTAACAGGCAGTATGACTTTGGAGACAAAAG GCATTGTCAATTTGGAAGTATCAAAGGCATCAGTGCCGTATGACAACAAAACTGTTGTTACTTGTAAAACTGAGAGAGAGCTTAAAGCCCAACCACAGTGGAACCTGAATAGAGAAGATGGATCGTTTCTCATAACTAATGGCAGCATCTCAACAgtagaaattaaagaaaaagaaagttcaGTCACGATTCAACATGTTAACGAACTCTGGCAAG GAGAGTACGTATGTctttttgttgaaaaagaaGGTCAAATAACCATAAACCATAAAGCCAATGATACAATGGATGTATGCCTCAAACCAAAGATCGACATTTCCGCAGATCCGGCATTTCCCTTGTGTAAGACAGAAGAAGATAGTGTTCTTTATGTGATCGTGAAATGTGAGATAAAGAATACCACCGAAAAATACAATGTGAGCTGGCAAGAAGGTGCCATTGTATTACCCACGACTACAG ACAAAGACAAACTGATTTATTCAGCTAAAATAATAGTTGACTGTAAGAAAGACAAGGGGAATTCTTCTCCAGATTCATATTGCGACTTTACTAATGAGTGCAACCAAGTCCAAAAGGCATCTATGACGGTCGAAGTCATTTATC TTCAGAATCAATATTGTTCAGCAGAAGGTGAATGGGGAAACACCAAGGCCGAATttactgcagaaataaaatgcaaggATAAAGCTGGAACAAGAAAGCGAAAGTGTTCACCTGG GGGAATAGGCCGGGAAGGGATATGGGGTGACGAGGTTTCACAGTGTGTTGAACAGGACCTCGCTAATGTGCTGGAAAGTGCTACA ATTAGTGACATTGGACTTGGTATACTGGCTACAAATGCTGCAATAGTATTTGAACGCTTTGTGAATGTCACAAAGACATCAAAATTACCTGGTTATGCTAACATAAATACATCGGTCGCAGTACTTAGCACCATggataaaaagttaaataacagTGTTATTACAAATGAGACAGCAATAGAA aattttctaTTCTCATCCAGTCATTTGCTGAATAAAAGTCTTGAAGACTCGTGGAATAAAGATACCACTGACAACACTTCAATGGCTGAGAAATTCATGCTTTCTGTTgagaatttaattaaaatatcaaatatgacagGGGGGACtaagaaagaaaatctgcacGTGGATGTGTGCAATAGCTCCAACTGCAACATCACtgttttcaatgtttcagtTGTTCTTTCAGGTGGAGTGAATGTGAAAACAGCTGCATTCAAACAACTGGATAAATATTTGCCCAATCTTGACAATAAAACAGAGGTCAACAGTATCATTGTATCCACAACTGCAGATAGCTATAGTGACATTACCCTAAAGTTTGAAATGATCAAGCCAAGACCTCGTAATGTTGAgctaaaatgtgtgttttgggaCAATAAAAAACATGCGTTTTCATCAGACGGATGTAGGTGGTTGGGTCCCTCTAAGGAGGGCCACTGCACATGTGATCATCTTTCCTCGTTTGCATTGCTACTGTCCAAGGAGCCCCTGGACGTCCCTGGTTTGACTTATCTAACTTATGCAGCTCTGTCAGTATCAGTGTTGTCACTCATTGTCACTCTTGTAATAGAACTGATAGTCTGGAGCGATGTAGTCAAGACGAGTACACTATATTTACGTCACACTGCCCATGTGAACATTTGTCTGTGCTTGCTGATTGGTAACCTCTGCTTTTTGGCATCTTCTTCCAACCCAGAGAATATTTCAGACCTCTGGTGTCGAACCTCTGCGGTGCTGAAGCATTTCTGCTATCTGGCTATGTTCTTTTGGACGTTTTGTTTGAGCGCCACACTTCTTCATCAGGCAGTGTTTTTGTTCCACAAGGTGAGCAAGGCAAACTATCTGAGGTTCTCGTTGGTTGTAGGCTACGCCATCCCCTTGATCATAGTCTTTGTCACATTTCTTACCTGCAACGGTGGAGCTGAGGGGGTATATTACTTGGAGAAGACCTGCTGGCTGGTTTATGGCGGACTGTTTAAAGGCACTTTTTATACGTTTATCATTCCAGTTGGAGCAATTGTTTTCATTAATGTGTTCTCAATGCTTGTGGTCATCATGAAGCTCATAAGCCACCACTCAGAAATACaccaaaaaactgacatttcaCCAGAAAAGGAGAAAGCAGCAGCCAAAACTGTTGTGAGATCCATTATCCTACTGACCCCGATTTTTGGTGTGACGTGGATCTTTGGATTTgccattttgatttttgatcTCACAAGCGGACCCGCAGCATATGCATTCGAATACATCTTCACCGTACTCAATGGATTCCAG GGCTTCTTCATTTTGTTGACCACATGCTTCTTAGACAGAATG ACTCGTGAGGCTCTACTGAAACACATTAAGAAGAAAGTAGGTGCACCGCAACTACAATTACATGATACCATGGCTATTTCTCTTGTATGTCTTATTGCCATTTCTTCTTCCCTCTGA